GCTTCCGCGAGACGTCGCGCTACGACGAGGTGGTCGCGTTCATGGAGGCGGTCGACGCCCGCTCGCCGCGCATCCACCTCACCACCTTTGGCTACACGCTGGAGGGCCGCCCCCTTCCGCTCGCCGTGGTGGGGAACGTGCGCGACGCATCGCCCGAAGCGGTGCGCGCGTCGGGGAAGACGGTGGTCTACCTCCAGGGCAACATCCACGCGGGTGAGGTGGAGGGGAAGGAGGCGCTCCAGGTGCTTCTGCGCCAGCTCGCGAGCGGGGAGCACGCGGCGTGGGCCGACTCGCTCGTCCTCCTCATCGCGCCCATCTACAACGCCGATGGGAACGAGCGGGTGAACCTCACGAACCGGCCGCACCAGTTGGGGCCGATCGGAGGGATGGGGCAGCGGCCAAACGCGCAGGGGCTGGACCTGAACCGCGACCACACCAAGCTGGACTCGCCCGAGGCGCGCTCGCTGCTGGAGATGGCGCGCGCGTACGACCCGCACGTGTGGGTGGACCTGCACACGACCAACGGCACCTTCCACGCGTACCACCTGACCTACGCGACCCCGCTGCACCCAAACACCGATGCGCTGGTGGCGGGGCCGCTGAACGGCGAGTGGCTCCCCGCGGTCATGCGGGCGATGAAGCGGAAGCACGGGCGCGAGCTGCACGACTACGGCAACGTCCCCAACCCGGAGAGCACGTGGGCGGCGGCGCGCGGTGCGGAGCGCGGGTGGTACACGTTCGACCACCGCCCGCGCTTCAGCAACAATTACGCGGGGCTGCGCAACCGCTTCGGCATCCTGAGCGAGGCGTTCGCGTATCTACCCTTCGAAGACCGCATCGCGGTGACGGGCGAGTTCGTGGAGGAGGTGCTGGGGTGGGCGCACGCGAACGCCACCCGCATCCGCCGCGCGACCGAGGCCGCGGACCGCCGCACGCTGGCGGGCGAGCGGCTGGCTGTCACCGCGCGGCTGCACCGCGGCGCGCAGCCCATCGAGATCCTGATGGGCGCCGTCGACACCCTGCGCCACCCCTACACCGGCGAGCTCATGATGCGCCGGCGCGACGTGGTGCGCCCGGAGCGGATGGCGGACTTCTCCACCTTTGAGGCTGACGAGACGGAGGTGGTGCCCGCCGCCTGGCTCGTTCCCGCGGAGCTGGCGGAGGTGGCCGACCGGCTGGCCGCGCACGGCGTCCGCTCGGAATGCCTCGCCGCTCCGCAGCGGATGATGGTGGAGGAGTTCCGCATCGACTCCACGCGCACCGCGGAGCAGCCCTTCCAGAACCACCGCGAGCGCCGCGTGTGGGGCCGCTACGTCCGCACGGAGCGCGTCGTGCCGGCCGGGACGCTGCGCATCACCTCTTCGCAGCCGCTCGGCCGCCTGGCGTTCACCCTGCTGGAGCCGCGCTCGGACGATGGCTTCCTCAACTGGAACCTGATGGACGCCGCGCTTGAGAAGACGCCGGGGGTGTATCCGGTGGTGCGGGTGATGGCCGCGGGCGCCGCGGGCGCCGGGCGGTGAACGCACCCGGGCATCCGGCCGCCGGGGGCTGAAGCCCCCGGCTGGAACGACGGGAAGAAGGCTGAAGCCGTCTCGCGCGGGGCGGGTCGGCGTCGTATGCAGAATTGCAGCGCACTCACGCACTCACGCACTCACGCACTCACGCACTTTCCTTCGCCGGTTCGCGCGGGTACGTTGTGCGCCGTAGCCCGCCCCCATCCCCATCCAAGGAGCGCGTCTGGGCAAGCTGGCCGTCCTGATGATCACGGCGTTCGTGGACATGGTGGGTCTCCTCATGGTGATCCCCCTGCTCCCGTTCTATGCCAAGAACCTCGGCGGCGGCGGGCTGATGGTGGGCGTGCTGGTGTCCGCCTTCTCGGCGGCGCAGCTCCTCTCGGCGCCGCTGTGGGGGCGCGTCTCGGACCGCTACGGGCGCCGGCCGGCGCTCCTGGTGGGGCTCTTTGCGTCCGCCATCGCGTACGTGGTGTTCGCCTACGCGCAGTCGCTCACGGTTCTCTTCCTCTCCCGTCTGGTGCAGGGCGCGGGCGGGGGGACGGTGGGCGTGGTGCAGGCGTACGTCGCCGATGCTACGGAGCCCCAGAACCGCGCGCGCAGCCTGGGATGGCTCTCCGCCGCGACCAACGTGGGGGTGACGATCGGGCCGCTGCTGGGGTCGGCGTCGCTGGGGTGGGGCGGCCGCTCCGCGCCGGGGCTGATGGCGGCCGGGCTGTGCCTGGCGAACATGCTCTTCGCCTGGAGGTTCCTGCCGGAATCGCGCGTGGTGTCGCGCGACGAGATGGGCGCGCCGCCGCCCCGCCGCCCGCGCGAGGCCGTGATGCGCGTCATCACCAACCCCGGCGAGGCGGCGCCGCGCCTCATCTGGATCTACGCCATCGGGATGGGGGCGTTCTCGGGGTTCACGGCGGTGCTGGCGCTCTTTCTGGCGGCGCGCTTCGGCTTCACCGAGCACAACATCGGCTACGTCTTCGCGTGGAACGGCGCCATCTCGGTGCTGATGCGCGCGCTGGTGCTGGGGCCGGTGGTGGACCGCTTCGGCGAGGCGCGGCTGTCGCGCTACGGTCAGGGGCTGCTGGGGATCGGGCTCCTGGCGCTTCCCCTCACCTGGCGCGTTCCGGGGATGCTGAGCGTCGGGGGGATGCAGATCGAGTGGCGCTGGGTCTTCCTGGGGCTCGCCATCTCGCTCGTGCCCGTGGGGACGGCGTTCACCTTCCCCTGCGTGACCTCGCTCCTGTCGCAGGTGATCCTGCCGCGCGAGCGGGGAGTGATGATGGGAGTCCAGCAGACCTTCGGCGGCGCGACGCGTGTGCTGGGGCCGCTCTGGGCCGGGTGGTCGTTCGATCACCTGGGGACGCAGTACCCCTTCATCACCAGCGCCATCCTGGTGCTGGGGACGATCTTCCTGGGGCTGGGGATCGAGGGCCGCGCCCGCCCCGGCCCCGATGCCGCGCCCGCCGCCGCACCCTCGCGCGCTTGACGGCGCGCCGCTCCGCGCGGACATTGCGGCCAGCCACATCCCCGTCCTCCCTCAACCCACCGGCCCCGCCATGCCCGACCGTCTGATCCGCGCCCTAGTCTCCGAGGCCATCGGCACCTTTGCGCTCTGCTTCGCCGGCATCCTGGCGATCAGCGCCGGCAACCTGAGCGGCAACGAGGGCGCGACGTCGCTCACCACCGTCGCCTTCGCGCACGGGCTGGCCATCTTCGTGATGGTGGCGGCGCTGGGCGCCAACTCGGGCGGGCACTTCAACCCCGCGGTCACGGCGGGCTTCGTGGCCACCGGCCGCATGGATCTGCGCCGCGGCGCCATGTACGTGGGCGCGCAGCTCGCGGGCGCGCTGCTGGCTTCGGCGCTGCTCGCGGGCGCCTTCGGGGCGGAGGTGGCGGCGGACGGCACCCCCGGCGTGGCGGACGGGATCACCGTGTGGGGCGCGCTCGTGCTGGAGGCGATCGCGACCTTCTTCCTGGTGCTCGTCGTCTTCGGAACGGCGGTGGACGAGCGGGCGCCGCGAACGGTGTTCCCCCTCGCCATCGGCCTCACCGTGGCGCTGGACATCATGGCGATCGGGCCGATGACGGGCGCGGCGATGAACCCGGCGCGCGCCTTTGGACCCGCGCTGGTGAGCGGCGTTTGGGATGCGCACTGGGTGTACTGGCTCGCCCCCCTGCTGGGCGGCGTCGCGGGCGCGTACGTGCAGCACGCCTTCCTGATGGAGCGCGGCGCCCCCACCGCCAGGACCGCCGAGCGCGGCGGCCCCGCTCCCGTGGAGCAGCGCTTCGACAACGTCTGATTCAATCCGACATCTGAAAACCACGTGGAGGCGCGGAGGAAGTTCTCTCCGCGCCTCCGCGTGCGATGGATATCGTCCGGCGCGGTGGCGCTTGACTCGCGCCATTCAGCCTGGCATACTCTTGCGCTCCAGATGTTCCCCCGGAAGTTCCCCGCGCCCCCTATCCCATGCTCCGCATCATCGCGCTCGTCGCCGCCCTGGTGGCGGTGGCGCCGGCTGCCGCCCAGCAGACCGCCCCGGCCGCGCAGCCCGAGGCCGTGCGGGTGTTCCTGGACTGCAACGGCTTCCACTGCGACCAGGATTTCTATCGCACCGAGATCAACTGGGTGGGCTACGTCCGCGACCGGCAGGACGCGGACGTGCACGTGCTCATCACCCGCCAGCAGACCGGGAGCGGCGGCGGGGAGCACACCCTGGAGTTCATCGGCCTCAGGCGCTTCCAGGGGGTGAGCCAGACTCTCCGCTTCACCTCCGGGCCGAGCCAGACGGAGGACGAGGTGCGGCGCGGGCTGGCGGAGATCATCAAGCTGGGGCTGGTGCGTTACGCCGCCGACTCGCCCGCCGGCGCCCGTCTGCGCGTGACGATCCCCGGCGCCGCGGAGAGCGCCCCCAAGGCCGCCGAGGGGCGCGATCCGTGGGACCACTGGACGTTTCGCGCGGGCGTGCGCGGGTATTTCAACGGGGAGAGCAGCTACACCTCGCGCGACCTGAACGGCTCGCTTTCGGCGAACCGCGTGACGGCCGGCTGGAAGACGCGCCTCTCGCTGAACGCCAACAGCAGCCGCAGCGAGTACGAGCTGACCGACACCAGCACCTTCGTCAGCTCGCAGGAGACGTACAGCAGCTCCGCGCTGGTGGTGCGCAGCCTGGGGGCGCACTGGTCCGCCGGCGCGAAGGCGTCCGCGCTCCGCTCCACGTATTCCAACTACGACCGGCTCGTGCGCGCCGGCCCGGCGGTGGAGTACAACGTCTTTCCGTACTCCGAATCCACCCGGCGGCAGCTCACGTTGCAGTACGCCGTATCCGGCATCAGCGCGGCGTACGACGAGCGCACCCGCTTCGGCAAGCTCGACGAGACGCGGGT
The Longimicrobium sp. DNA segment above includes these coding regions:
- a CDS encoding aquaporin, which produces MPDRLIRALVSEAIGTFALCFAGILAISAGNLSGNEGATSLTTVAFAHGLAIFVMVAALGANSGGHFNPAVTAGFVATGRMDLRRGAMYVGAQLAGALLASALLAGAFGAEVAADGTPGVADGITVWGALVLEAIATFFLVLVVFGTAVDERAPRTVFPLAIGLTVALDIMAIGPMTGAAMNPARAFGPALVSGVWDAHWVYWLAPLLGGVAGAYVQHAFLMERGAPTARTAERGGPAPVEQRFDNV
- a CDS encoding MFS transporter — protein: MITAFVDMVGLLMVIPLLPFYAKNLGGGGLMVGVLVSAFSAAQLLSAPLWGRVSDRYGRRPALLVGLFASAIAYVVFAYAQSLTVLFLSRLVQGAGGGTVGVVQAYVADATEPQNRARSLGWLSAATNVGVTIGPLLGSASLGWGGRSAPGLMAAGLCLANMLFAWRFLPESRVVSRDEMGAPPPRRPREAVMRVITNPGEAAPRLIWIYAIGMGAFSGFTAVLALFLAARFGFTEHNIGYVFAWNGAISVLMRALVLGPVVDRFGEARLSRYGQGLLGIGLLALPLTWRVPGMLSVGGMQIEWRWVFLGLAISLVPVGTAFTFPCVTSLLSQVILPRERGVMMGVQQTFGGATRVLGPLWAGWSFDHLGTQYPFITSAILVLGTIFLGLGIEGRARPGPDAAPAAAPSRA
- a CDS encoding M14 family metallopeptidase, coding for MPASIRRTALAALIVAAPLAAQTEPRTRPERTGFRETSRYDEVVAFMEAVDARSPRIHLTTFGYTLEGRPLPLAVVGNVRDASPEAVRASGKTVVYLQGNIHAGEVEGKEALQVLLRQLASGEHAAWADSLVLLIAPIYNADGNERVNLTNRPHQLGPIGGMGQRPNAQGLDLNRDHTKLDSPEARSLLEMARAYDPHVWVDLHTTNGTFHAYHLTYATPLHPNTDALVAGPLNGEWLPAVMRAMKRKHGRELHDYGNVPNPESTWAAARGAERGWYTFDHRPRFSNNYAGLRNRFGILSEAFAYLPFEDRIAVTGEFVEEVLGWAHANATRIRRATEAADRRTLAGERLAVTARLHRGAQPIEILMGAVDTLRHPYTGELMMRRRDVVRPERMADFSTFEADETEVVPAAWLVPAELAEVADRLAAHGVRSECLAAPQRMMVEEFRIDSTRTAEQPFQNHRERRVWGRYVRTERVVPAGTLRITSSQPLGRLAFTLLEPRSDDGFLNWNLMDAALEKTPGVYPVVRVMAAGAAGAGR